The genomic interval CCATCATACGGCCGGAATCTATGATGCCCAACGGATCTTCGGACACAGCCTGATCAACAGCGCGGGCCGGGTCGTCCCGATCCGCTGGATTGGCGAGCAGCATGTGCGCGAAGACTGCCAGGGGCGTATCCCGTCCCTGGCGGACTGGCTCGCCCGCATTCAGCCGGAGCCATGGATGGCCAATGGCCGGATAGACAACGATCCGACGCAGATCGGCAGCGATCCGCGCGCGGTCTGGAT from Paracoccus albus carries:
- a CDS encoding DUF6915 family protein, whose product is MAHPLHHAESSARKFGGVPDDYQFVHEWFDSSKEHLALFVHRAYRHHTAGIYDAQRIFGHSLINSAGRVVPIRWIGEQHVREDCQGRIPSLADWLARIQPEPWMANGRIDNDPTQIGSDPRAVWIAAVANHQTILGFEDWLLKVSVEHVEHRLNRAAA